The following proteins are encoded in a genomic region of Capra hircus breed San Clemente chromosome 16, ASM170441v1, whole genome shotgun sequence:
- the FCAMR gene encoding high affinity immunoglobulin alpha and immunoglobulin mu Fc receptor produces the protein MELIVLSSPRSQSEKVTNQVPGLLDRCLTRLLSGLLISSGVFLQVTSQRAGWRMLIFLLMCLLPAASALTGPRLVSGEPGGAVTIRCWYPRLAINSHQRKYWCRLRPSTGVCRTIVSTNHYTHLRYRGRVALADFPKRGLFVVRLSQLTPEDEGRYRCGLGSSNNALFFSMNLTVSPGLSRTIPTATLAYGELITGSFEIASPPAAKRCTRGNTQTTGRQRTGWDTVALTPGARKTTASATGGQTPGAAAVLAPGTGSQAEGSVWATVPTVQSPASTVRGTTGATERGLGWSTSNSEATRATASKRERETTPGADRPSEETESISTTPGTTETAAGSVRPSTLASERWMWEPLQEETSASEPQSLGSVEGTIPAAAVWTSEPTRIEMASVEGSGDGDLGTPARDGGPHVMPSQALAAGPLGPLARESSVKSTSLEERNFCGVLTPVSSVLCPLMLVTLVLWKRKLQRKKSSQKTGRSSGVTLIQMTQPPELGLQPGQPPQVGRKRLQVDPPPLHISLSLPARDPGLQGMEG, from the exons ATGGAGCTGATAGTGCTGAGCTCACCCCGATCCCAGAGTGAGAAGGTGACCAACCAGGTCCCAGGGCTGCTGGACCGGTGTCTCACTCGCCTGCTCTCAGGCCTCCTCATCAGCAGTGGTGTTTTCTTGCAGGTCACCAGCCAGAGGGCAGGATGGAGAATGCTCATCTTCCTCCTGATGTGCCTGCTGCCGG CCGCCAGCGCACTGACGGGCCCACGGCTGGTGTCCGGGGAGCCCGGGGGAGCTGTGACCATCCGGTGCTGGTACCCCCGCTTGGCCATCAACAGCCACCAGAGGAAGTACTGGTGCCGCCTTAGGCCCTCAACGGGGGTCTGCCGCACCATCGTGTCCACCAACCACTACACGCACCTGCGCTACCGCGGCCGCGTGGCCCTCGCAGACTTCCCGAAAAGAGGCTTGTTCGTGGTGAGGCTGTCCCAGCTGACCCCGGAGGATGAGGGGCGCTACCGCTGCGGCCTCGGGAGCTCAAACAACGCGCTTTTCTTCAGCATGAACCTGACGGTCTCTCCAG GTCTTTCCAGAACCATCCCCACAGCCACTCTGGCCTATGGTGAGCTCATCACAGGATCCTTTGAAATAGCATCACCCCCAGCAGCCAAAAGATGCACACGAGGAAACACCCAGACGACAGGAAGACAGAGGACAGGATGGGATACGGTTGCCCTGACTCCAGGAGCCAGGAAAACCACGGCTTCAGCCACGGGAGGGCAAACCCCAGGAGCAGCTGCGGTACTGgctccagggacaggcagccaggcAGAGGGCTCCGTCTGGGCAACTGTGCCCACCGTGCAGAGTCCAGCTTCAACAGTCAGAGGCACGACCGGCGCTACAGAACGGGGTCTGGGGTGGAGCACCAGCAATTCAGAAGCAACCAGGGCCACGGCCagcaaaagagagagggaaactaCTCCTGGGGCTGACAGGCCAAGCGAGGAGACAGAGAGCATCAGCACAACCCCGGGCACCACTGAGACAGCGGCAGGGAGCGTTAGGCCATCAACCCTGGCCTCAGAAAGATGGATGTGGGAACCCCTCCAAGAGGAGACATCGGCTTCTGAGCCACAGAGCCTGGGCTCCGTTGAAGGGACCATCCCGGCTGCAGCTGTGTGGACCTCAGAGCCAACCCGCATAGAGATGGCATCTGTGGAGGGAAGCGGTGACGGCGACCTGGGCACCCCTGCCAGAGACGGTGGTCCACACGTGATGCCAAGCCAGGCCCTGGCAGCGGGGCCCCTCGGGCCCCTGGCCAGGGAGTCTTCCGTAAAGAG CACTTCTCTGGAAGAGAGGAACTTCTGCGGGGTCCTGACTCCAGTCTCGTCGGTGCTGTGCCCGCTTATGCTGGTGACCCTTGTCCTGTGGAAAAGGAAGCTCCAGAGGAAAAAGAGCT CTCAGAAGACAGGAAGGTCATCAGGGGTCACCTTGATTCAGATGACACAGCCCCCGGAGCTGGGCCTCCAGCCAGGCCAGCCACCCCAGGTGGGAAGGAAGAGGCTCCAGGTTGACCCTCCTCCTCTCCACATCAGCCTGAGTCTCCCAGCAAGAGACCCAGGACTCCAAGGAATGGAAGGATAA